One Gemmatimonadota bacterium genomic window, GACCATCGACTTCAAAAGTACCTCACTCGCCTCGCGATGTGCGTCTGTAAATTCAGTTTCGGTAAATAGATTCATCGCATTTTTATACTCATACCGATGATCCATCTGGACGCCAATCCCGAGCGAATCCAGTGTCCCCTTGACAAAGGGATGCTCCATTGCCAGTCCCATCAAACCCACATCGCCCGAGGGCTGGAGATAGATATGCTCAAATGCCGTTGCCAGATAATATCCGACATTACCCGCCCCAAATTCGCCAAATGTCTCGGCAAAAATCGCGGTGGATTTTCCGCTTTTTCCAAACGCCAGAACCGCATCTCTTATTTCTTGTGCCTGTGCAAATCCCATCGGT contains:
- a CDS encoding S49 family peptidase gives rise to the protein MRRRIGRILAWIGGITVGLVVLVILSVVLLSGEDPVPDQVILEINLEQGVAEYVPEDPFAKLITDEVRSLRDVVGALDAAASDDRVVGLLARGGGAPMGFAQAQEIRDAVLAFGKSGKSTAIFAETFGEFGAGNVGYYLATAFEHIYLQPSGDVGLMGLAMEHPFVKGTLDSLGIGVQMDHRYEYKNAMNLFTETEFTDAHREASEVLLKSMV